In a genomic window of Mucilaginibacter sp. KACC 22063:
- the fdhD gene encoding formate dehydrogenase accessory sulfurtransferase FdhD, with protein MIAEPISTLPIVKINGTQTLNVTDELAVEEPLEIRLEYGSADQRITKNVSVTMRTPGNDVELATGFLFTEGIIKSYHEISDAGHCFIACAENKENVIQISLKPEVIPNLHNTERNFYTTSSCGVCGKGSINAIRTVKEDSSLSDTNHIDAAILQLLPQKLEQSQDVFSSTGGLHASALFDASGNLLFLREDVGRHNALDKLIGTALKEVILPLNKHILLLSGRASFELVQKAVMAGINIIAAVGAPSTLAVQLANEFNVTLIGFLRNHRFNIYTSPHRINIPRYENTH; from the coding sequence ATGATTGCCGAACCAATTTCCACACTGCCTATCGTAAAGATTAACGGTACACAAACTTTAAATGTGACTGATGAGCTTGCAGTGGAAGAGCCTTTGGAAATACGCCTTGAATATGGCTCAGCAGATCAGCGGATCACAAAGAATGTATCCGTTACCATGCGTACTCCGGGTAATGACGTAGAATTGGCAACCGGTTTTTTGTTTACAGAGGGCATCATTAAAAGTTATCATGAAATAAGTGATGCCGGGCATTGCTTTATAGCTTGCGCCGAAAACAAAGAGAATGTTATTCAGATAAGTTTAAAGCCGGAGGTTATTCCGAACCTGCATAATACCGAGCGAAACTTTTATACAACATCCAGCTGCGGAGTTTGTGGCAAAGGATCTATAAATGCCATCAGGACTGTAAAAGAAGATAGTAGCTTATCCGATACCAATCATATAGATGCAGCTATACTTCAGCTTCTGCCACAAAAATTGGAACAAAGCCAGGATGTTTTTTCAAGTACCGGTGGTTTACATGCTTCTGCCTTATTTGATGCAAGCGGCAATCTGCTGTTTCTCCGCGAAGACGTGGGCCGCCATAATGCTTTAGACAAACTAATCGGCACCGCTTTAAAAGAAGTTATATTGCCATTAAATAAACACATCTTGTTGCTAAGCGGCAGGGCCAGTTTTGAGCTGGTACAAAAAGCGGTAATGGCAGGCATTAACATTATTGCAGCAGTTGGGGCGCCGTCAACATTGGCTGTTCAACTGGCCAATGAATTTAACGTTACGTTGATTGGCTTTTTGCGCAATCACCGATTTAACATATATACATCACCACATAGAATAAATATACCCCGTTATGAAAATACGCATTAA
- a CDS encoding DUF7009 family protein: MKIRIKGNSLRYRLTRSEVEHFATEGVCKEVTNFGDDHLTYVLQRTAEYDVFATFKNNIITLFIPEALADEWTSTDRVGIEADNGPMHLLLEKDFMCTDATTEDQSDNYPNPLAR; this comes from the coding sequence ATGAAAATACGCATTAAAGGGAACTCATTAAGATATCGTTTAACCCGTTCAGAAGTGGAGCATTTTGCAACTGAAGGCGTTTGTAAAGAAGTAACCAATTTTGGAGACGATCACCTGACCTATGTTTTGCAGCGTACTGCCGAATATGATGTGTTTGCTACTTTCAAAAATAATATTATCACGCTATTTATCCCGGAGGCATTGGCCGATGAGTGGACAAGTACCGACCGTGTAGGTATTGAAGCAGATAATGGACCGATGCATTTATTGCTCGAAAAGGACTTTATGTGTACCGATGCTACCACCGAAGACCAAAGCGATAATTATCCAAACCCTTTAGCACGTTGA